Proteins encoded in a region of the Zea mays cultivar B73 chromosome 4, Zm-B73-REFERENCE-NAM-5.0, whole genome shotgun sequence genome:
- the LOC103653787 gene encoding histone-lysine N-methyltransferase SUVR4 isoform X2 translates to MELSRISTEKFDDAVKSMTDAGFLKETVEQALKKLIILYEENWEHIEADNYSTLVEALLGHSDPKAGQKKRAEKNLNVDSDHYNKKLKIKGGQTPRSSMHGSAKKELTEEADSLEERTTGNQLQTSRAETTITGENSCTLLESQDPCTSETPTVMCPKVLGSNRHNGIKRQYHDVNDITRGEECVSIPIVCGEDGVLPPPFHYISQNTTFQDACINLSLARIGDENCCSGCFGDCLAEPLPCACARETGGDFAYTRDGLLKEGFLDACVSMLREPLKQPHFYCKGVCPIEQIMKGVSSAKPDACKGHLIKKFIKECWIKCGCTRNCGNRVVQRGITRKLQVFLASRKKGWGLRSAENLPRGAFVCEYVGEILTNTELHKRNTELYGKNNKKAGKARHTYPVNLDADWGTEGVLNDEEALCLDGTFYGNVARFMNHRCIDGNIIAIPVEVETPDHHYYHLAFFTTREVEAFEELTWDYGIDFDDVNHPVKAFKCHCGSTFCRGR, encoded by the exons ATGGAACTATCAAGGATTTCCACAGAAAAATTTGATGATGCAGTTAAATCCATGACTGATGCTGGTTTCTTGAAGGAAACTGTTGAACAAGCACTGAAAAAACTGATAATATTATATGAGGAAAACTGGGAGCATATAGAAGCTGATAATTATTCGACTTTGGTTGAAGCTTTACTTGGTCATTCAGATCCCAAA GCAGGGCAGAAAAAGCGAGCTGAGAAGAATCTCAATGTGGATTCAGACCATTATAATAAGAAGCTGAAGATTAAAGGTGGTCAGACGCCTAGATCTAGTATGCATGGCAGTGCCAAGAAAGAGTTGACTGAAGAGGCAGATTCCCTTGAGGAGAGAACCACTGGTAACCAATTGCAAACCAGTCGTGCAGAGACTACAATAACTGGTGAAAACAGTTGTACTTTACTTGAAAGTCAAGACCCTTGCACCTCTGAGACCCCAACAGTCATGTGTCCTAAAGTTTTAGGGTCCAACCGTCACAATG GCATCAAAAGACAGTACCATGATGTCAATGATATAACAAGAGGCGAAGAATGTGTGAGCATTCCAATAGTCTGTGGAGAGGATGGGGTTCTTCCTCCTCCATTTCACTACATATCACAAAATACCACCTTCCAAGATGCCTGTATCAACCTCTCACTTGCTAGAATTGGAGATGAAAATTGCTGTTCTGGTTGTTTTGGGGATTGTCTAGCGGAGCCACTTCCTTGCGCTTGTGCAAGAGAAACTGGCGGAGACTTTGCTTATACGAGAGATGGCCTGCTTAAAGAAGGATTTCTAGATGCGTGTGTCTCAATGCTCCGGGAACCACTTAAACAACCGCACTTCTACTGTAAGGGTGTCTGTCCTATTGAGCAAATAATGAAGGGAGTCAGCTCAGCGAAACCTGATGCTTGTAAAGGGCACCTTATTAAGAAGTTTATCAAGGAATGCTGGATAAAATGCGGCTGCACCAGAAATTGTGGAAACCGTGTGGTTCAGCGAGGCATTACTCGCAAACTGCAG GTGTTTTTAGCTTCTCGGAAAAAGGGATGGGGCTTGCGTTCTGCTGAAAATCTTCCTCGTGGTGCTTTTGTATGCGAGTATGTTGGTGAAATATTAACAAACACTGAACTACATAAGCGAAACACTGAGCTATATggaaaaaataataaaaaggCTGGTAAAGCAAGGCATACATACCCTGTGAATCTCGATGCTGACTGGGGCACTGAAGGTGTTCTAAATGACGAGGAAGCCCTTTGCCTAGATGGTACCTTTTATGGGAACGTGGCGAGGTTTATGAACCATAG GTGCATTGATGGTAACATCATCGCAATTCCTGTTGAAGTTGAGACGCCTGACCACCACTACTATCAT CTGGCATTCTTCACAACGAGGGAAGTAGAGGCTTTTGAAGAATTGACATGG GACTATGgaattgattttgatgatgtcaaCCATCCTGTAAAAGCATTCAAATGCCATTGTGGAAGCACATTTTGTCGGGGAAGATAA
- the LOC103653787 gene encoding histone-lysine N-methyltransferase SUVR4 isoform X1, which translates to MELSRISTEKFDDAVKSMTDAGFLKETVEQALKKLIILYEENWEHIEADNYSTLVEALLGHSDPKQAGQKKRAEKNLNVDSDHYNKKLKIKGGQTPRSSMHGSAKKELTEEADSLEERTTGNQLQTSRAETTITGENSCTLLESQDPCTSETPTVMCPKVLGSNRHNGIKRQYHDVNDITRGEECVSIPIVCGEDGVLPPPFHYISQNTTFQDACINLSLARIGDENCCSGCFGDCLAEPLPCACARETGGDFAYTRDGLLKEGFLDACVSMLREPLKQPHFYCKGVCPIEQIMKGVSSAKPDACKGHLIKKFIKECWIKCGCTRNCGNRVVQRGITRKLQVFLASRKKGWGLRSAENLPRGAFVCEYVGEILTNTELHKRNTELYGKNNKKAGKARHTYPVNLDADWGTEGVLNDEEALCLDGTFYGNVARFMNHRCIDGNIIAIPVEVETPDHHYYHLAFFTTREVEAFEELTWDYGIDFDDVNHPVKAFKCHCGSTFCRGR; encoded by the exons ATGGAACTATCAAGGATTTCCACAGAAAAATTTGATGATGCAGTTAAATCCATGACTGATGCTGGTTTCTTGAAGGAAACTGTTGAACAAGCACTGAAAAAACTGATAATATTATATGAGGAAAACTGGGAGCATATAGAAGCTGATAATTATTCGACTTTGGTTGAAGCTTTACTTGGTCATTCAGATCCCAAA CAGGCAGGGCAGAAAAAGCGAGCTGAGAAGAATCTCAATGTGGATTCAGACCATTATAATAAGAAGCTGAAGATTAAAGGTGGTCAGACGCCTAGATCTAGTATGCATGGCAGTGCCAAGAAAGAGTTGACTGAAGAGGCAGATTCCCTTGAGGAGAGAACCACTGGTAACCAATTGCAAACCAGTCGTGCAGAGACTACAATAACTGGTGAAAACAGTTGTACTTTACTTGAAAGTCAAGACCCTTGCACCTCTGAGACCCCAACAGTCATGTGTCCTAAAGTTTTAGGGTCCAACCGTCACAATG GCATCAAAAGACAGTACCATGATGTCAATGATATAACAAGAGGCGAAGAATGTGTGAGCATTCCAATAGTCTGTGGAGAGGATGGGGTTCTTCCTCCTCCATTTCACTACATATCACAAAATACCACCTTCCAAGATGCCTGTATCAACCTCTCACTTGCTAGAATTGGAGATGAAAATTGCTGTTCTGGTTGTTTTGGGGATTGTCTAGCGGAGCCACTTCCTTGCGCTTGTGCAAGAGAAACTGGCGGAGACTTTGCTTATACGAGAGATGGCCTGCTTAAAGAAGGATTTCTAGATGCGTGTGTCTCAATGCTCCGGGAACCACTTAAACAACCGCACTTCTACTGTAAGGGTGTCTGTCCTATTGAGCAAATAATGAAGGGAGTCAGCTCAGCGAAACCTGATGCTTGTAAAGGGCACCTTATTAAGAAGTTTATCAAGGAATGCTGGATAAAATGCGGCTGCACCAGAAATTGTGGAAACCGTGTGGTTCAGCGAGGCATTACTCGCAAACTGCAG GTGTTTTTAGCTTCTCGGAAAAAGGGATGGGGCTTGCGTTCTGCTGAAAATCTTCCTCGTGGTGCTTTTGTATGCGAGTATGTTGGTGAAATATTAACAAACACTGAACTACATAAGCGAAACACTGAGCTATATggaaaaaataataaaaaggCTGGTAAAGCAAGGCATACATACCCTGTGAATCTCGATGCTGACTGGGGCACTGAAGGTGTTCTAAATGACGAGGAAGCCCTTTGCCTAGATGGTACCTTTTATGGGAACGTGGCGAGGTTTATGAACCATAG GTGCATTGATGGTAACATCATCGCAATTCCTGTTGAAGTTGAGACGCCTGACCACCACTACTATCAT CTGGCATTCTTCACAACGAGGGAAGTAGAGGCTTTTGAAGAATTGACATGG GACTATGgaattgattttgatgatgtcaaCCATCCTGTAAAAGCATTCAAATGCCATTGTGGAAGCACATTTTGTCGGGGAAGATAA